ATACCATGGGATTACTTCTCGATGTTGTCGTCCATGGTGCCCATCGCTCCGACCATCAGGGTCTGATTCTACTTGCTACCTGGTTTGCTCCCCTTTGGCAGTGCCTGCAAGTTATATGGACTGATAGCACCTTTGGCGGAAAGGATTTTATCTATTGGGTGGAGCATACTTTTGGTTGGAATTTGAATGTCGTCAGCAAAAAGCAGGGACAAAAAGGTTTTGAAGTCTTACCCCGCCGTTGGGTAGTCGAGCGCACCTTTGCTTGGTTTGGTCGCTATCGTCGTTTAAGCAAGGATTATGAATATTTACCTACCACCAGTGAGACCATGCTCTATGTTGCCATGGTTCATCTCATGCTTCAAAGGCTTGCTTAAAACTTTTCAAACACTTTCTAAGGGATTGTATGTCCTTTGAGCTAAAGCTCGACGTCAAAGGAACCGTTTTGGTGAACAATTAATGAACAATCGTTAAAAATCCTAGTCAGTGGCCTAAGCATTCCGTCCCCTTGAGCTTTTGGCCTGTGCCCTTCCTTCAATCCATGGAGGAAAATGGCCAGTTCGGTGATCGCCGCCACCGTGACCTTTCTCTGTTTCCCATCATCCATGACCCAGAATATTCTCCCTGCTCTCCTTGATCATATCCGCCAAAGTCCCCACCAGCGGCTCACTTTTGCGGAGTTTATGGAGTGGGTGCTCTATCAACCTGATTATGGTTATTACAGTAGTGGTCAGGTGGACATTGCCATTCGCGGGGATTTTGTCACGGCGATCGCCTTGGGGGCCGATTTTGGCGAACTGCTGGCGGAGCAATTTTTGGAAATGTGGCAGCGGCTGGGGGAACCGGACCGCTTTGATCTTTTAGAATTGGGGGCTGGAACTGGAGCCTTTGCCCAAACAGTGTTGGCCCAGACCCAAAGACTGTATCCCGAATTTTTTGCCGCCTTACACTACCACATCATTGAGGAGTCCGCCGCCCTCCGCCGAAGGCAAGCCAATCTCTTAGAACCCTGGCGGGAAATGGGCAAAATCCAATGGCAAACTTGGCCAGAGTTGGCAAACGATAGCTTAGTAGGTTGTTGTTTTAGCAATGAATTTTTCGATGCCCTGCCCGTCCATCGAGTGGGCATCAAACAAGGGGTTTTGAAAGAGCAATATATTGAGGCGGGATCAACGGATCTCACTAGCGTTTGGGACGACCTGTCCACTGACAAATTGGTAGATTACTTCGCTAGCTTTGGCTTGCAACTGACTTCTCCTCCCTACGGAGAAAATTATGAAACCGAAGTCAACCTAGCCGCCCAACAGGCTTTGGAAGAAATTGCTCGGGTTTTAGCCCAGGGATGGGTATTAACGGTGGATTATGGCCATCCAGCGGGGAAATATTACCATCCCCAACGCACTGGAGGGACGCTGCAATGCTATTTCCAACAACGGCACCACGATAATCCCTTCGTCAATTTGGGGCAACAGGACGTCACTGCCCATGTCAACTTCACTGCCTTGGAATGGTGGGGAGAATGCTATGGCCTGAATCGTTTGGATTTTAGCCAGCAGGGGCCTTTTTTAATGAATCTTGGCCTTGGCGATCGCCTAGCGGATTTATCCAGTGGGCAGTATGATTTGAACGAAATTTTTTCCCGACGGGCCATTTTGCACCAGTTAATTGATCCCAATGGCCTCGGTAAATTTGGGGTACTACTACAGGGTAAGAAGCTAAATATCTCGATGAAGGAGCCAACTCTGCGGGGTTTTAGGCCCCCAACAGCCTTGGAAATAGGCAATTTACCAATGGCGGGCTAAATCGTAAACTTACTAAAAGTAAGGATGTTAATTTATTAATTTAAAAGGACTGAAATTTACCCTTAATAAATACCTTTTGATTCAGAATCGTTGAATCGCACTTATGTACGACCTAAAAATAGACAGAATAATCCTACAGCAAAGCAAATTCATCACCTTAGTGCTAACTCCCTTAGCCAGTGTACATAGCTTATTTTTTCACACATGAAAGCCTGTAAATAACGTAGTTTGTCTAACATTGTTGTACCTGCTTCTTTTGGGATTACCAGTAATTTTAGTATTAAATAAGCAATTATACAGGTATAGATTTGAATCCCAATTGCATTCTCATTTTTGGCAATCAGTCTATTCAGCTTTAAGTGCATTTTTAAGAATTTCCATAACAATTCTATTTGCCATCTTTTTTTATAAATTTCTGCTATTTTTTCATCACTAACTCCTTCTATTTCTTTACTTTCTATAGGTAAATTTGTAACCAATCTAAACTCTGAATTATCATGGGTGAATATTACCACTCTACTCTCTATTTTATTCTTTCCAGTTCCAACCATATAGTTATCATTGGCTAATTTTTCTAGCTTTATATTATTCTTTATTCTTAATACATGATATTTGTTATAGTCATTTCAATTAACGATGAGAGAATTTAATGTAAAATTATGGAGTGTACAAAATGAACAGGTTTAAACAATGGCTTACAGTTTAGATTTAAGGCAAAGGGTAGTAGCTTATATAGAAGCTGGAGGAAAAATAACTGAGGCTTCCAAGATATATAAAATAGGAAAAGCCTCGATATACAGATGGTTAAATAGAGTAGATTTAAGCCCAACAAAAGTAGAGCGTCGCCATAGGAAATTAGACTGGGAAGCTCTAAAAAAAGACGTAGAAGAAAATCCCGATGCAAGATTGATAGACAGAGCCAAGAAATTTGGAGTGAGGCCGAGTGCCGTATATTACGCATTAAAGAAAATGAAAATAAACAGAAAAAAAAAAGAACTACGTTATCGAGAAAGAAACCGGGAGGAACGAGTTAAGTACTATAGAATGTTAAGAGAACTAATTAAGCTCTATGGTAGTCAAGCTATAGTTTACATAGATGAATCTGGATTCGAAGCAATCCAGGCTTGTATTTATGCCTGGTCAAAAAAAGGAAAAAAAGTTTATGAAGATAGACAAGGAAAAAGGGGAGTCAGAGAAAATCTAGTAGCAGGGAGAAGAAAAGGAAAAAAAGATTTGATTGCGCCGATGGTTTTTACCGGGAGTTTGAATGCAGAAGGCTTTGAAGGATGGTTAAAATTATATTTGCTACCCTCCCTCGACATTCCATCAATATTAATAATGGATAATGCTCCTATTCATCGTAAAACTGCCATTAAAGAATTGGCTAAAGAAGCAGGTCATGAAGTTCTTTTTTTGCCGAAATATTCTCCTGATTTAAATGATATTGAGCATGACTTTAGTGCCTTGAAACGAGCTAGAATGTACGCTCCTATTGACACGTCTCTTGATGAAATTATCCGTTCTTACTGTGGCGTTTAGCGTCTCAGCTTTATTTGAAACTACTATATTCTCCTTTTGTAATCTCTTGATTCTCTGTAAGTCACAAAATCCTCTATCCATTACTGCTACTCCATTTTCTGGAGTCTCTTCTATTGTTTCATTCCCATATTTATTATCATGACCTTGTCCAAAGTGAATTACTATTCCCCCCGGAATCCCTGTTGATAAGTTAATCCCACTGAATACTTTTACCTGATGAAATCCAAGGTTCCACATCAACTTACTAGTTATGCTGACAATGGTTGAATCGAGAGGAAATATTTCTAATTCTCCCTGCTTAATTTCCTTCCTTTTCGACAATTCCTTTTTTAAGGAAAATATTATTTCTCTAAAAACTCCCACATCCCTTTTTTTGCTTGCCTTTGAGAATGTAGATATATCGACTGTCTCTCCTCGTAAGTTCAGTCTTTTAAACATACTCCTCATGCTTGTCTGGCTCTGGTCTAACACTAATCCTAACCAGATACTCACAAACTTAAATGTGTCTAATACTGGGTAGTCATCTTTAGGAAAATTAGATAGATAAGTTTTGACAATATGTCCAAAATTTGATATCATCTCTTCAATTATTCTAATATTTCTGCCCTTTATTCTATCATTTTAAAGGGCTTTTTTTCTCTTTATAACTATCGTTCAACACTTCTGATTTCATACAACTGATGAGTTCAACAGAAATTGGACATGAAAATAGATTATAAATTAACTCTCTTATTGTTTTGTTTATGTGTACCGGGTGTAATCGCTAGTTCATTTTTAATGTTGTCTTTAGTTGTCGATTCAACTGCAATTCCTGTATCTTTACAAACTCTGCAAATTGCAAATCTGATCCAAGGAGCATTGTTTGTTTTACTAGCAGCAACATTGGGTTCAATACTAACTAAAAGGGTTGGACTATGCTCACCAACGCTCTCTGCCCTTCTCAACCATGGCAGGGTTATTCATGCGTTCTATCCTCAACTTATCTCCGGGCTAGTAGGTGGATTAATAGGTGTAGCGTGTAGCCATTATCATTGGTTTTCACTTTCTTTCGCCCCCTCCACTGGCTAATACCCAAGCTCTCCTATTACCTCCCATAGCTGTCAGAATCATCTACGGAGGCATCACCGAGGAAATCCTGATCCACTGGGGAATTATGACTTTGATTGTGCGGGCCAGCTGACGACTGATTCAAAAAGGAAAACCCAATAATATTGTCATGGGATTGACAATTGGAATTAGTGCAGTATTATTTGGACTTTCCCAGCTCCCATTGGCCATCAATTCCGTTACTCCCTTAATCAACGGCAATAATTGTCTATATAGTGGCAGGAAATACAATGTTTGGTGTCATGGCAGGCTACCTTTTTTTGTGCTATGGTTTCGAGTCTACCATCATCGCCCACGTATTTTCCCATATCGGCTCATATCTAATACTTGGCTAGGAGAGTCTGACCATAATTGTTAATGGAAATATTATACGTTTTCACCCCAAGCCAGTTGATTTTTATTAATCAACTATAGGGGATCAAATGATAGCCTCTCCTCTTTTAGAAGCCCTTAAGACTAGGATTTTGGGCTAATTTTTGAATTTCATCCACTACCGCATTGTTTTCATGGTTAAGCTGAACCACCAATGCCCGAGATAGCTGATCTTGTTTTTGTAGGGCCATTGCGTAGTATTGCTGAGCCTGTTGAAGCTTGCCTAAATCCATACTGCGGCGTCCTTCATTACGTAAAAACTGCCCTTTCAAGTATTGCAATTCCGGATTGTCTGGGGTGATAGCCAGCGCCCGGTCAATATTAGCCATGGCAAGGTCATACTTTTCCAAATCTCGGTAGGTAGTGGCTAGGGCACGGTAACGGAGATAGTCAGGTGCCGCATACTGCTCAAAGCGACTAATTACCTGTTCCGATTGGCTAAAGGGAGTATAACGGGACAAAAACAGATCTAAGTAACCCCGCAAAAGGTTAAGTTCCGGATCATTGGGATTAATGGCGGATGCTTTGTCTAGGTGTTCGAATACCGTACCTGTTTTACCTACAGCTTGTAAGTAACTGCCCTTTTTTAGCAGATAACTACCCTCCAAAAAATGACCCACAGCAATGTATAGGTTACCCCGTAAGGGATCGCTGGGGGCCAAGCGCTGGGCCGACTCTAGGGTTTGCTGGGCGTACTTCCTCATTCCTTCCATATCATTAGCGTCATAGGCAAAAGAAGCCTGCATGGCATAAACCAAAGGCTCATTAGGTTCAGCTTGAATCGCCCCAGCCAAAATTTCCTCTGCCCCCCGATAGTTCCCATCACGAAAAATGGCTTCAAAGGCAGCTTCTGTTTGGTCGCCAATATTGTGGGGATTGTTAGGGCGAAAGGGATCCCCTGCCCAGGCAGTACCACCAGCTATTAGGACTCCTAATATAGATTGGGTAAAAATTTGGGCCCAACGATTACGAATTAAATTCATCGGAGTAAAACGGGTGAGGAAAACCAAC
The genomic region above belongs to Synechocystis sp. PCC 6803 substr. PCC-P and contains:
- a CDS encoding transposase; its protein translation is MKNNIKLEKLANDNYMVGTGKNKIESRVVIFTHDNSEFRLVTNLPIESKEIEGVSDEKIAEIYKKRWQIELLWKFLKMHLKLNRLIAKNENAIGIQIYTCIIAYLILKLLVIPKEAGTTMLDKLRYLQAFMCEKISYVHWLRELALR
- a CDS encoding class I SAM-dependent methyltransferase — protein: MASSVIAATVTFLCFPSSMTQNILPALLDHIRQSPHQRLTFAEFMEWVLYQPDYGYYSSGQVDIAIRGDFVTAIALGADFGELLAEQFLEMWQRLGEPDRFDLLELGAGTGAFAQTVLAQTQRLYPEFFAALHYHIIEESAALRRRQANLLEPWREMGKIQWQTWPELANDSLVGCCFSNEFFDALPVHRVGIKQGVLKEQYIEAGSTDLTSVWDDLSTDKLVDYFASFGLQLTSPPYGENYETEVNLAAQQALEEIARVLAQGWVLTVDYGHPAGKYYHPQRTGGTLQCYFQQRHHDNPFVNLGQQDVTAHVNFTALEWWGECYGLNRLDFSQQGPFLMNLGLGDRLADLSSGQYDLNEIFSRRAILHQLIDPNGLGKFGVLLQGKKLNISMKEPTLRGFRPPTALEIGNLPMAG
- a CDS encoding IS630-like element ISTcSa family transposase, encoding MAYSLDLRQRVVAYIEAGGKITEASKIYKIGKASIYRWLNRVDLSPTKVERRHRKLDWEALKKDVEENPDARLIDRAKKFGVRPSAVYYALKKMKINRKKKELRYRERNREERVKYYRMLRELIKLYGSQAIVYIDESGFEAIQACIYAWSKKGKKVYEDRQGKRGVRENLVAGRRKGKKDLIAPMVFTGSLNAEGFEGWLKLYLLPSLDIPSILIMDNAPIHRKTAIKELAKEAGHEVLFLPKYSPDLNDIEHDFSALKRARMYAPIDTSLDEIIRSYCGV
- a CDS encoding Sll0314/Alr1548 family TPR repeat-containing protein, whose amino-acid sequence is MLVFLTRFTPMNLIRNRWAQIFTQSILGVLIAGGTAWAGDPFRPNNPHNIGDQTEAAFEAIFRDGNYRGAEEILAGAIQAEPNEPLVYAMQASFAYDANDMEGMRKYAQQTLESAQRLAPSDPLRGNLYIAVGHFLEGSYLLKKGSYLQAVGKTGTVFEHLDKASAINPNDPELNLLRGYLDLFLSRYTPFSQSEQVISRFEQYAAPDYLRYRALATTYRDLEKYDLAMANIDRALAITPDNPELQYLKGQFLRNEGRRSMDLGKLQQAQQYYAMALQKQDQLSRALVVQLNHENNAVVDEIQKLAQNPSLKGF